A single window of Lytechinus variegatus isolate NC3 chromosome 8, Lvar_3.0, whole genome shotgun sequence DNA harbors:
- the LOC121420400 gene encoding late histone H2A.L3-like has translation MSGRGGKGGKARNKAKSRSARAGLQFPVGRVHRFLRKGNYASRVGAGAPVYMAAVLEYLAAEILELAGNAARDNKKSRIIPRHLQLAVRNDEELNKLLSGVTIAQGGVLPNIQAVLLPKKSAAAKKGGKSSQSQEY, from the coding sequence ATGTCTGGACGtggaggaaaaggaggaaaagcaCGCAACAAGGCAAAGAGCCGTTCAGCTCGAGCAGGACTTCAGTTCCCAGTAGGCCGTGTCCATCGCTTCCTTCGCAAGGGAAATTATGCTTCCCGTGTTGGCGCCGGAGCCCCAGTTTACATGGCTGCAGTTCTTGAATATCTCGCAGCTGAGATCCTCGAGTTGGCTGGCAACGCCGCACGCGACAACAAGAAGTCCCGTATCATCCCCCGTCACTTGCAGCTGGCTGTCCGTAACGACGAGGAGTTGAACAAGCTGCTTAGCGGAGTCACCATCGCACAGGGAGGTGTTCTGCCCAACATCCAGGCCGTGCTTCTCCCCAAGAAGTCTGCTGCTGCCAAGAAGGGTGGAAAGAGCAGCCAGAGCCAGGAATATTAA
- the LOC121419666 gene encoding histone H2A-beta, sperm-like, whose translation MSEHDLVKGGKIRRKTESRSARAGLTFPVGRVHRHLRKGRYASRISAAAPVFLAGVLEYLVTELLQLSGFSTYLSTGRSSSNPRKRITPHLLQLAVLDDDEISKIFQGVTISQGGVNHPQKIPALLLPKRKKGKRSAAGKKAGKTS comes from the coding sequence ATGTCTGAGCATGATCTGGTAAAAGGCGGGAAAATTCGACGTAAGACCGAGAGTCGTTCGGCCCGAGCAGGATTGACGTTTCCAGTTGGACGCGTTCATCGTCACCTACGTAAAGGACGCTACGCCTCCCGTATCAGCGCTGCAGCGCCGGTATTTCTCGCCGGAGTGCTCGAATACTTGGTCACAGAACTCCTCCAACTATCCGGTTTTAGTACATATCTTAGTACTGGTCGATCAAGTAGTAACCCAAGAAAGCGCATAACACCACATCTCCTGCAGCTAGCTGTCCTTGACGACGACGAAATATCAAAGATCTTCCAGGGAGTCACCATTTCTCAGGGAGGGGTTAATCACCCCCAGAAGATTCCCGCACTACTACTCCCAAAACGCAAGAAGGGGAAGCGAAGTGCTGCTGGAAAAAAAGCGGGAAAGACCAGCTAG
- the LOC121419667 gene encoding histone H2A-like: protein MSGHDASKGGKVRRKAESRSTRAGLTFPVGRVHRHLRKGRYASRISAAAPVFLAAVLQYLVEELLTLADNERDMRCTYFYLDWGMAPKPKKRINPYHLRQAVGNDDEISETFRGVTIAQGGVYPQKLPAILLPKRKAKECAAAKIEGNKNPFKCNNHPFLHPPSSP, encoded by the coding sequence ATGTCTGGGCATGATGCAAGTAAAGGCGGCAAAGTTCGACGAAAGGCCGAGAGTCGATCGACCCGAGCAGGATTGACGTTTCCAGTTGGACGCGTTCATCGTCACCTTCGAAAAGGACGCTACGCCTCCCGTATCAGCGCCGCGGCGCCGGTCTTCCTCGCCGCTGTTCTGCAATACCTGGTGGAAGAATTACTCACGTTGGCCGACAACGAGCGCGACATGAGGTGTACATATTTTTACCTGGATTGGGGCATGGCGCCCAAACCGAAGAAGCGGATCAACCCTTATCATCTGAGGCAGGCCGTTGGCAATGATGATGAGATTTCTGAGACATTCCGTGGGGTGACCATTGCCCAAGGAGGGGTATACCCACAAAAACTGCCGGCTATTCTCCTCCCTAAACGTAAGGCTAAGGAGTGTGCTGCCGCTAAAATCGAGGGAAATAAAAATCCGTTTAAGTGTAATAATCATCCATTTTTGCATCCGCCATCCTCTCCTTAA